One part of the Oceanihabitans sp. IOP_32 genome encodes these proteins:
- a CDS encoding AAA family ATPase gives MSSSQLATHKNHPTINLDDIHLSEENRAKINQLIEEFEYLEAIKSFNLPVDNKILLHGSTGCGKTATAHAIAKRLNKKIITLHLGGFVSSRLGETAKNITAIFREARLENAVLFIDEFDFVGRSRDDSDKDSGEMRRLVNALLQQIDALDKNTILIGATNYLEAIDTALLRRFQLKLSYESPTKDQLDTYYNSLFTAYPSEFLDFDRKYNISYAEAKDYTFQNIKKNIIKKAKQKNNLHQKDHSQNIKNL, from the coding sequence ATGAGTTCAAGTCAACTAGCTACCCATAAAAATCATCCAACCATAAATTTAGACGATATACATCTCTCGGAAGAGAACCGTGCAAAAATCAATCAATTAATTGAAGAATTTGAATATCTTGAGGCTATAAAATCTTTTAACCTCCCAGTGGATAATAAAATACTATTGCACGGTAGTACAGGTTGCGGAAAAACAGCCACAGCCCATGCGATCGCTAAACGTTTAAACAAAAAAATAATCACTCTACATCTCGGTGGGTTTGTGTCTTCGAGATTAGGGGAAACAGCAAAAAATATTACAGCCATTTTTAGAGAGGCTCGACTTGAAAATGCTGTTTTATTTATCGATGAATTTGATTTTGTTGGGAGATCGAGAGATGACAGTGATAAGGATTCTGGAGAAATGAGGCGATTGGTAAATGCGCTTTTGCAACAAATAGACGCCTTAGACAAAAACACCATATTAATTGGCGCTACAAATTATTTAGAAGCTATTGATACAGCACTTTTACGAAGATTTCAACTTAAACTCTCTTATGAATCGCCAACAAAAGATCAACTAGACACCTATTACAACAGTCTATTTACAGCCTACCCCTCAGAATTTTTAGACTTCGATAGAAAATATAATATTTCTTATGCTGAAGCAAAAGATTATACCTTTCAGAACATTAAGAAAAATATAATTAA
- the rpsU gene encoding 30S ribosomal protein S21: protein MLIIPVKEGENIDRALKQYKRKFVKTTVKNQLQERKEFTKPSVVRRASKQKAQYIQSLRDAENI from the coding sequence ATGTTAATAATACCAGTAAAAGAAGGAGAAAATATAGATCGAGCGCTAAAACAGTATAAGCGTAAGTTTGTAAAAACGACGGTTAAAAACCAGTTGCAAGAACGTAAAGAATTTACAAAGCCTTCTGTTGTGCGCCGAGCCAGTAAGCAAAAAGCACAATATATTCAAAGTTTAAGAGATGCAGAAAACATCTAG
- a CDS encoding tyrosine-type recombinase/integrase, which yields MLFKPFADYLLLEKNYSKLTVKAYQRDLERFLEFIKNEYETSNIDQVNYSQIRSWIVSMVENGLSNRSINRKLSALNTYYKFLLKIEVISLNPLAKHKALKTNKTVQIPFSEKEVMAVLNELYFESDFEGIRNKLIIELFYSTGIRRIELVELKLLNVDLEEKTLKVLGKRNKERILPLLDSLVPTFKKYLILRGELESITDRDVLFLTKKGVKIYETLVYRIINEYFSLVSAKVKKSPHILRHSFATHLLNQGADINAVKELLGHSSLAATQVYTHNSIAELKKVHVNAHPRSEK from the coding sequence ATGTTATTTAAGCCATTCGCAGACTATTTATTATTAGAAAAAAATTATTCAAAATTAACTGTAAAGGCCTATCAGCGGGATTTGGAGAGGTTTTTAGAATTCATTAAAAATGAATACGAGACCTCTAATATCGATCAAGTTAATTATAGCCAAATAAGGAGTTGGATAGTTTCTATGGTAGAAAACGGGTTGTCCAACCGAAGTATCAACCGAAAACTATCAGCATTAAATACCTACTATAAGTTTCTTCTAAAAATAGAAGTCATTTCGCTAAACCCATTAGCTAAGCACAAAGCCTTAAAAACAAATAAAACAGTACAGATTCCGTTTTCTGAGAAAGAGGTTATGGCCGTTTTAAACGAGCTGTATTTTGAAAGTGATTTCGAGGGTATTCGCAATAAGTTGATAATCGAATTATTTTATAGCACAGGTATACGTCGTATAGAGTTGGTAGAATTAAAGTTATTAAATGTTGATTTAGAAGAAAAAACCTTAAAAGTGTTAGGTAAAAGAAATAAAGAGCGTATCCTTCCGTTATTAGATTCTTTAGTCCCTACGTTTAAAAAATATTTAATATTAAGAGGGGAGTTAGAAAGCATTACAGATAGAGATGTTTTGTTTCTCACTAAAAAAGGAGTTAAAATTTACGAAACACTTGTATACAGAATAATAAATGAGTATTTTAGTTTGGTGTCTGCTAAAGTTAAAAAAAGCCCACATATTTTAAGGCATTCTTTTGCAACGCATTTGCTTAATCAAGGTGCCGATATCAATGCGGTAAAAGAACTTTTAGGGCATTCAAGCCTTGCAGCAACACAAGTGTATACACATAATAGTATTGCCGAGCTAAAAAAAGTACATGTTAATGCTCACCCCAGAAGTGAGAAATAA
- the hpf gene encoding ribosome hibernation-promoting factor, HPF/YfiA family translates to MKVNTQSINFTADQKLIDFIQKRMDKLDMYYDKVIKSDVYLKVENTSERENKIFEAKLSVPGDSFVVKKQCKTFEEGVDMAVSSLERQLKKRKEKLRPHL, encoded by the coding sequence ATGAAAGTAAACACGCAATCAATTAATTTTACTGCAGACCAAAAGTTAATAGACTTTATACAAAAGCGTATGGATAAACTTGATATGTATTACGATAAGGTCATAAAATCTGACGTGTATTTAAAGGTAGAAAACACAAGTGAAAGGGAAAACAAAATATTTGAGGCTAAGTTAAGTGTACCAGGCGATAGTTTCGTTGTAAAAAAACAATGTAAAACTTTTGAAGAAGGGGTAGATATGGCTGTTTCGTCTCTAGAAAGACAGTTAAAAAAGCGAAAAGAGAAATTAAGACCACATTTATAG
- the tuf gene encoding elongation factor Tu, with amino-acid sequence MAKATFDRSKPHLNIGTIGHVDHGKTTTTAAITKVLADAGYSEAQSFDSIDNAPEEKERGITINTSHVEYATANRHYAHVDCPGHADYVKNMVTGAAQMDGAILVVAATDGPMPQTREHILLGRQVGIPKIVVFMNKVDLVDDEELLELVEMEIRDLLSFYEYDGDNCPVIAGSALGALNGEQKWVDALLELMEAVDTWIDEPVRDTEKPFLMPIEDVFSITGRGTVATGRIETGIANTGDPVEIIGMGAEKLTSTITGIEMFRQILDRGEAGDNAGILLRGIEKSQISRGMVIVKPGSVTPHAKFKAEVYILKKEEGGRHTPFHNNYRPQFYVRTTDVTGNIALPDGIEMVMPGDNLTITVELIQPIAMNVGLRFAIREGGRTVGAGQVTEILD; translated from the coding sequence ATGGCAAAGGCAACTTTCGATCGTTCAAAACCGCACCTTAATATAGGTACTATTGGACACGTAGATCACGGAAAAACAACCACGACTGCTGCTATTACAAAAGTATTAGCTGATGCAGGTTATTCAGAAGCGCAATCATTTGATTCAATTGATAATGCTCCAGAAGAAAAAGAAAGAGGTATTACAATTAATACATCGCACGTTGAATACGCAACAGCAAATCGTCACTACGCGCACGTTGACTGTCCTGGTCACGCCGATTACGTGAAGAACATGGTAACTGGTGCTGCGCAAATGGATGGAGCAATTTTAGTAGTTGCTGCTACAGATGGTCCTATGCCACAAACTCGTGAGCACATTCTTTTAGGTCGCCAGGTTGGTATTCCTAAAATTGTAGTGTTTATGAACAAAGTAGACTTAGTTGATGACGAGGAGTTATTAGAACTAGTTGAAATGGAAATCCGCGATTTATTATCATTCTATGAGTATGATGGTGATAATTGTCCTGTAATTGCTGGATCTGCTTTAGGTGCACTTAACGGTGAGCAAAAGTGGGTAGATGCTTTATTAGAATTAATGGAAGCTGTTGATACTTGGATTGACGAGCCTGTACGTGATACAGAAAAGCCGTTCTTAATGCCAATCGAAGATGTATTCTCTATTACTGGACGTGGTACTGTAGCTACTGGTCGTATTGAAACTGGTATCGCTAACACCGGAGATCCTGTAGAGATTATTGGTATGGGTGCAGAGAAATTAACTTCTACAATCACTGGAATTGAAATGTTCCGTCAGATTTTAGATAGAGGTGAAGCTGGTGATAATGCTGGTATCTTATTAAGAGGTATTGAGAAATCTCAAATCTCAAGAGGTATGGTAATTGTTAAGCCAGGTTCTGTAACACCACACGCTAAGTTTAAAGCTGAGGTTTATATCCTTAAGAAAGAAGAAGGTGGTCGTCACACACCATTCCATAACAACTACCGTCCACAGTTCTACGTACGTACAACTGATGTAACTGGAAATATTGCACTTCCAGATGGTATTGAAATGGTTATGCCAGGAGACAACTTAACGATCACAGTTGAGTTAATCCAACCAATTGCAATGAACGTAGGTTTACGTTTCGCTATCCGTGAAGGTGGTAGAACAGTTGGTGCTGGTCAGGTAACTGAAATTTTAGACTAA
- the secE gene encoding preprotein translocase subunit SecE, whose translation MAGIVNYVKESFGELKNNVTWPTWAEGQNLTILVAVFSIIFSLAIWGIDTVFSSVITTYFDWIS comes from the coding sequence ATGGCTGGAATTGTAAATTACGTAAAGGAATCGTTTGGAGAGTTAAAAAACAATGTGACTTGGCCGACTTGGGCCGAGGGTCAGAATTTGACTATTTTGGTTGCAGTATTTTCAATTATATTCTCCTTGGCTATTTGGGGAATAGATACAGTTTTTAGCAGTGTGATTACAACTTATTTCGATTGGATTTCATAA
- the nusG gene encoding transcription termination/antitermination protein NusG produces the protein MSEESEKKWYVVRAVSGQENKIKTYIENEIARLGLQDYVDQVLVPTERVVQVRNGKKIHKEKVFFPGYIMVQANLTGEVPHIIRSVTNVIGFLGETKGGDPVPLRQSEVNRMLGKVDELTVDETASVPIPYTKGETVKVIDGPFNGFDGIVENINEEKRKLEVMVKIFGRKTPLELSYMQVEKI, from the coding sequence ATGTCTGAAGAGAGTGAAAAGAAATGGTACGTGGTTAGAGCTGTTAGCGGTCAAGAAAATAAAATAAAAACTTACATAGAAAACGAAATAGCACGTTTAGGTTTACAGGATTATGTCGATCAAGTATTAGTACCTACAGAAAGAGTGGTGCAAGTGCGTAATGGTAAAAAAATCCATAAAGAAAAAGTGTTCTTTCCGGGTTATATCATGGTACAGGCGAATTTAACCGGAGAAGTACCTCATATTATAAGATCTGTTACTAATGTAATTGGTTTTTTGGGAGAAACAAAAGGTGGAGATCCAGTGCCGTTAAGGCAGTCTGAGGTAAATCGTATGTTAGGTAAAGTAGACGAGTTAACGGTAGATGAAACGGCCAGTGTGCCCATTCCTTATACCAAAGGAGAAACTGTTAAAGTGATAGACGGACCGTTTAATGGATTTGACGGTATAGTTGAAAATATAAACGAAGAAAAGCGTAAGCTTGAAGTAATGGTAAAGATTTTTGGAAGAAAAACACCATTAGAATTAAGTTATATGCAAGTCGAAAAAATATAA
- the rplK gene encoding 50S ribosomal protein L11, with translation MAKELSKVVKLQVRGGAANPSPPVGPALGAAGVNIMEFCKQFNARTQDKSGKVLPVVISVYKDKSFDFVIKTPPAAVQLMEAAKVKKGSGEPNRKKVAKVTWDQVKAIAEDKMVDLNTFTIESAMTMVAGTARSMGISVTGKFPS, from the coding sequence ATGGCAAAAGAATTAAGTAAAGTAGTTAAGTTACAAGTTCGGGGAGGTGCTGCGAATCCTTCGCCACCGGTTGGACCCGCTTTAGGAGCTGCAGGTGTTAACATCATGGAGTTCTGTAAGCAATTCAATGCCAGAACTCAAGATAAATCAGGTAAGGTTTTACCTGTAGTTATCTCTGTTTACAAAGACAAATCGTTCGACTTTGTAATAAAAACTCCACCAGCGGCAGTTCAATTAATGGAAGCTGCTAAAGTGAAGAAGGGTTCTGGAGAGCCAAACCGAAAGAAAGTAGCTAAAGTGACTTGGGATCAGGTAAAAGCCATCGCAGAAGACAAAATGGTAGATTTAAACACATTTACTATAGAGTCTGCTATGACTATGGTAGCCGGTACAGCAAGGTCGATGGGAATATCTGTAACAGGAAAATTTCCTTCTTAA
- the rplA gene encoding 50S ribosomal protein L1 translates to MARLTKKQKEALAKIEKGRLYSIDEASSLIKEITNTKFDSSIELAVRLGVDPRKANQMVRGVVSLPHGTGKDMKVLALVTPDKEAEAKEAGADYVGLDEYLDKIKGGWTDVDVIVTMPSVMGKLGPLGRILGPRGLMPNPKTGTVTMDVAKAVSEVKAGKIDFKVDKTGIVHAAIGKASFSPEKIAGNANELLTTLIKLKPTTAKGVYVKSIFMSSTMSPSLAIDPKIG, encoded by the coding sequence ATGGCAAGATTAACAAAAAAGCAAAAAGAAGCTTTAGCAAAAATTGAAAAAGGAAGATTGTATTCTATTGATGAAGCGTCTTCTTTGATAAAAGAGATTACCAATACAAAGTTTGACTCATCTATCGAGTTAGCGGTACGTTTAGGAGTAGATCCGCGTAAAGCCAACCAGATGGTTAGAGGGGTGGTTTCACTACCGCACGGTACTGGTAAAGATATGAAAGTTTTAGCATTAGTAACACCAGATAAAGAAGCAGAGGCTAAAGAGGCCGGAGCAGATTATGTAGGTCTAGATGAATACCTTGATAAAATTAAGGGTGGATGGACAGACGTTGATGTTATTGTTACCATGCCTAGTGTTATGGGTAAGTTAGGACCTTTAGGTCGTATATTAGGCCCTCGTGGTTTAATGCCTAACCCAAAAACTGGAACGGTTACTATGGATGTAGCTAAAGCTGTAAGTGAAGTAAAAGCTGGTAAAATTGACTTTAAAGTTGATAAAACTGGTATCGTGCACGCAGCCATAGGTAAAGCATCGTTTAGTCCCGAAAAAATTGCAGGTAATGCAAATGAATTATTAACCACGTTAATTAAACTAAAACCGACAACAGCTAAGGGTGTTTATGTAAAGAGCATTTTTATGTCCTCTACAATGAGTCCGAGTTTAGCTATTGATCCTAAAATTGGTTAA
- the rplJ gene encoding 50S ribosomal protein L10 yields the protein MTREEKSQVIEELTAELANNSNIYLTDISGLNAGDTSNLRRAAFKANVQMAVVKNTLLEKAMEASERDFGDLPSVLKGNTSVMYSETGNAPAKLIKNFRKKTDRPLLKGAFIEEAVYLGDDQLDMLVDIKSKEELIGEIVGLLQSPAKNVVSALKSGGSTIAGLIKTLSEKEG from the coding sequence ATGACAAGAGAAGAAAAATCACAAGTAATTGAGGAATTAACTGCAGAATTAGCTAATAACTCAAATATCTATTTAACAGATATTTCAGGATTAAATGCTGGAGATACCTCGAATTTGCGTCGTGCTGCCTTTAAAGCAAACGTGCAAATGGCAGTTGTTAAAAACACATTACTTGAAAAAGCAATGGAAGCTTCAGAGCGTGACTTTGGAGACCTTCCGTCTGTATTAAAAGGAAATACATCAGTAATGTATTCTGAAACTGGTAATGCCCCTGCGAAGTTAATTAAAAACTTTCGTAAGAAGACTGATAGACCGTTATTAAAGGGCGCGTTTATTGAGGAAGCAGTTTATTTAGGTGACGATCAACTAGATATGTTAGTTGATATTAAGTCTAAGGAAGAATTAATTGGAGAGATTGTTGGTTTATTACAATCGCCTGCTAAAAACGTTGTATCTGCACTTAAATCGGGTGGATCAACTATTGCTGGTCTAATTAAGACACTATCTGAAAAAGAAGGATAG
- the rplL gene encoding 50S ribosomal protein L7/L12: protein MADLKDFAEQLVNLTVKEVNELATILKDEYGIEPAAAAAVAVAGPAGGGEAEEAQTEFDVILKAAGGSKLAVVKLVKELTGLGLKEAKGLVDDAPSAVKEAVSKDEAEALKSQLEEAGAEVELK, encoded by the coding sequence ATGGCAGATTTAAAAGATTTCGCAGAACAATTAGTTAACCTTACTGTAAAAGAAGTAAATGAGTTAGCAACTATATTAAAAGACGAGTATGGTATCGAGCCTGCTGCTGCTGCTGCAGTTGCTGTTGCTGGTCCTGCTGGTGGTGGTGAAGCTGAAGAAGCTCAAACTGAATTTGACGTAATTTTAAAAGCGGCTGGCGGTTCTAAGTTAGCAGTTGTAAAATTAGTTAAAGAATTAACAGGTTTAGGTTTAAAAGAAGCTAAAGGTTTAGTTGACGATGCACCAAGTGCAGTTAAAGAAGCAGTTAGTAAAGACGAAGCTGAAGCGTTAAAATCTCAGTTAGAAGAGGCAGGAGCAGAGGTTGAGCTTAAGTAA